AGGCGTGGACATCAACGAGTTCGATCCGACCAGCCTGATCGGCTACAACAGCAGCGCGATCAGCCTCTGGACGAACTACGACCTGGCGAGCCTGATTCCGATCAAATAGGCGTTTGCGCCGGTAGTGTGCATGACCCGGTTCCCCCCGCGGGGAACCGGGTTTTTTAACAACCGGCCGTCCCTTGCGCGAATCGCGGATCGCACTATGTTATGGGGGTCGGTTCGGTAGGCGAGAAAAGACGATGCGGTCACGAATTCTGGCGGTTTGTTGCCTGGCGGTGCTGCTGTTGCCGGTTTTTACCGGCCTCGCGGCAGCTTTCGAAACAGTCTTGTATAACCGGATGCCGGTCGCGGCGGGTCAGGCCCTGATCGCCGTCGCGCCGCGGCATTCGCGCGCGGCCGCGGTGCGGGCGTTGTCGGCGGACGGATTTCGCGTGATCCGCGCCAGTACCCCTGACGGGCAGGTATTGTCGCCCGCGAGCTGGCTACACGACGCCAAAGCCGGCGAACGGTTCCTGGTGGTGGAATTCGATCCGGCCCGGCCGATCGACGAAGCCTTGGCGGCCCTGGCCGAAACGCCGGGCATCGTGGCGGCAGCGCCGAATCAGGTGTTTTATCCCGCCTTCGTCCCGAACGATCCGTTTTACCAATCGCACCAAAGCTATCTGCGTGAAATGTACCTGGAAAAAGCGTGGGACCTGTCGCGCGGCGACCAGGTCAAAGTCGCCGTCGTGGACACCGGCTACATTCTGGAAGGGTTGACCGACGGGGTGATCAACCTGCTCGACGGTTACGATTTCGCCGACAACGACGATAACGTTTCCGACACCATCGGCCACGGCACCCAGGTGGCCAACGTCATCGCCCATGCCACCAACAACGGCATCGGCGCGGCGGGCGTGGCGCCCGGCGCGCGCATTCTGCCCTGCAAGGTCTTCCGTGACGGCGAGGAAGGCGCGCTGGAAAGCGACATCCTGGCCGCCGTGGATTGGGCCGTGCAGCAGGGCGCCCAGGTCATCAACATGAGCCTGGGCGGCGGCGGGTACGATTCCTTCTCCGCCGAAACGATGAGCGACGCCGTCGCCGCCAACGTCGTCGTGGTCGCGGCTTCCGGCAACGAGGGTGCCGGCAGCGTCAGCTACCCGGCGGCTTACGAGGGCGTCATCGCCGTCGGCAGTTGCGACACGCACGCCATCGGCGATTTTCCGACGCGCAGCAGCTTTTCCAATTACGGCGACGCGCTCGATTTCGTGGCGCCCGGCAACGCCATCATCGGCGAAACCGACTACGGGCAGGGCATCGGCTTTTACGTCGCCTCCGGCACCAGCCTCGCCTCGCCGATGTTCGCGGGCGCGGCGGCGCTGCTGATCGACGTCGCCGGCGACGGTTACACCGTCGAAGGCATCCGCAAAGTGTTTCAGCAGACGGCCAATCGCGATCCGGATGCGGGTTGGGACGACGAACTGGGGTGGGGCGAAATCAACGTCCAGGCCGCGATGGAAGCCATCTCCGGCCCGATTCCGAACGATCCGCCCATCGTGCACATCATCGCCAAACCGCTGGCCGGCGCCGCGCCGCTGACGGTCACCTTCACCGGCGGCGCTTCGGATTCGGACGGTTCCATCGCCTCCTATTTATGGTCGTTCTCCTCGGGAGAAACCTACTACCTCCTGCAGTTCGACCACACCTTCACCAAGCCCGGCGAATATACCGTCTACCTGACCGCGAGCGATGACAGCGGCGAATCGGCTTCCGATCACGTGGTCATCACGGTGACCCCGGGCGACGATAACGCCGATTCGAAAAGCGACCGCGGCTGCGGCGTCGCCGGCGGGGCCGGCTGGGCCGATTTGGCGATTATGCCGGCTTTGTTGGCGGTTTGGTCTCTGGCAATGGGGCGGCGTCGGCGCCGGGCGGCAGAAAAAGCCGGTATTTCTTGAAGCCCAGGCGATGCAGCCAATACTGGCCGACCACCTTTAGGTTTTCCCACCCGTAACGCAGCGAGCGGCGGAAATTGATGCTCGAGGCTTCTTCCATATACCGCACCGGGACGGGGATTTCCGCGATTTTGAAGCCGAAGTGGACGACCTGGACCAGAAATTGGGCGTCGAAGGCGAAATCATTGCTGTTTTCGCGCCAGGGGATGGTTTCCAGCACCCGGCGGCTGTAGGCCCGATAACCGGTGTGGTACTCGGAAAGATTCAGGCCGAGAAAGACGTTTTCGGTAATGGTCAGGAAGCGGTTGGCGAGATATTTCCAGATCGGCATGCCGCCGGCCAGGGCCTCGGCGCGGGTCCGGATGCGGCTGCCGAGCATGACGTCGAAATAGCCGTCGACGATGAACCGGATCAGTTGCCCGGCCAGTCGGCTGTCGTATTGGTAGTCGGGATGGATCATGATGACCGCATCGGCTCCGCGCTTGAGGGCTTCGGTATAGCAAGTTTTTTGATTGCCGCCGTATCCCGCATTGTGCACGTGCTCGATGACCGTCAGACCGAGCCGGCGCGCCTCGGCGACCGTGGCGTCCCGGCTGCCGTCGTCCACCAGAATAATTTCGTCGGCCAGGCCTTCCGGCAAATCGCGCAAGGTGGGTTCGAGCGTCGCCGCGGCATTGTAAGCCGGCATCACCACGATGACTTTCTTTCCGTTCATTCGTCGCGTCCCGTTTTTTGGATTTTGACCGCCATTTCTCTTTTTCGATTGACAATATATGATGATATCCGGTTTTATCAAATTGTTAAACCGGGCAACGGCGACTTGACAGCCGGCAGAGCCGGCAGTTACATTCGACTCCGTTAAAATGACGGGGAGTCCAGGGGTAGCCTATCAGTCGGAGGTTCCTTGAATGAGTCCTGAACCGAAAAATGTCAAAGGTTCGAACGCGACGGATGAAAAGCTCGGCGAACTGTTGGTTCGCGAGGATCTGATCAGCCCCGATCAGTTGGAAACGGCCCTCGCCGAACAAAAAGTTTCCGGCGGTCGCCTCTCGTACCACTTGTCCCGCTTGGGCTATCTGGAAGAGAGCGAATTGGCGGACATTCT
The Myxococcales bacterium genome window above contains:
- a CDS encoding glycosyltransferase family 2 protein — its product is MPAYNAAATLEPTLRDLPEGLADEIILVDDGSRDATVAEARRLGLTVIEHVHNAGYGGNQKTCYTEALKRGADAVIMIHPDYQYDSRLAGQLIRFIVDGYFDVMLGSRIRTRAEALAGGMPIWKYLANRFLTITENVFLGLNLSEYHTGYRAYSRRVLETIPWRENSNDFAFDAQFLVQVVHFGFKIAEIPVPVRYMEEASSINFRRSLRYGWENLKVVGQYWLHRLGFKKYRLFLPPGADAAPLPETKPPTKPA
- a CDS encoding S8 family serine peptidase encodes the protein MRSRILAVCCLAVLLLPVFTGLAAAFETVLYNRMPVAAGQALIAVAPRHSRAAAVRALSADGFRVIRASTPDGQVLSPASWLHDAKAGERFLVVEFDPARPIDEALAALAETPGIVAAAPNQVFYPAFVPNDPFYQSHQSYLREMYLEKAWDLSRGDQVKVAVVDTGYILEGLTDGVINLLDGYDFADNDDNVSDTIGHGTQVANVIAHATNNGIGAAGVAPGARILPCKVFRDGEEGALESDILAAVDWAVQQGAQVINMSLGGGGYDSFSAETMSDAVAANVVVVAASGNEGAGSVSYPAAYEGVIAVGSCDTHAIGDFPTRSSFSNYGDALDFVAPGNAIIGETDYGQGIGFYVASGTSLASPMFAGAAALLIDVAGDGYTVEGIRKVFQQTANRDPDAGWDDELGWGEINVQAAMEAISGPIPNDPPIVHIIAKPLAGAAPLTVTFTGGASDSDGSIASYLWSFSSGETYYLLQFDHTFTKPGEYTVYLTASDDSGESASDHVVITVTPGDDNADSKSDRGCGVAGGAGWADLAIMPALLAVWSLAMGRRRRRAAEKAGIS